A DNA window from Streptomyces canus contains the following coding sequences:
- a CDS encoding ATP-binding cassette domain-containing protein translates to MSQHTSGLAIETAGLVKTFGETRAVDGVDLAVPAGTVYGVLGPNGAGKTTTVKMLATLLRPDGGEAHVFGHDVVREADEVRGRVSLTGQYASVDEDLTGTENLVLLGRLLGHHKKAARERAGQLLEAFGLSDAAGKQVKHYSGGMRRRIDIAASILNTPELLFLDEPTTGLDPRSRNQVWDIVRAVVAQGTTVLLTTQYLDEADQLASRIAVIDHGRVIAEGTKGELKASVGAGTVHLRLRDGGQRPEAAEILRRALDAQVQLEPDPVALTARLGSATGDTAAEQASRALAELARTGITVDNFSLGQPSLDEVFLALTGHDTHDTRNAHGARDDKDEVAA, encoded by the coding sequence GTTCGGCGAGACCAGGGCCGTCGACGGAGTCGATCTCGCCGTGCCGGCCGGCACGGTCTACGGCGTCCTCGGCCCGAACGGCGCCGGCAAGACCACCACCGTGAAGATGCTCGCCACCCTGCTCAGGCCCGACGGCGGCGAGGCCCACGTCTTCGGCCACGACGTCGTCCGCGAGGCCGACGAGGTCCGCGGCCGGGTCAGCCTCACCGGCCAGTACGCCTCCGTCGACGAGGACCTCACCGGCACCGAGAACCTGGTCCTGCTGGGCCGCCTCCTCGGCCACCACAAGAAGGCCGCACGCGAACGTGCCGGGCAGCTCCTGGAAGCCTTCGGTCTTTCGGACGCGGCCGGGAAGCAGGTCAAGCACTACTCCGGCGGCATGCGGCGCCGTATCGACATCGCCGCGTCCATCCTCAACACACCCGAACTGCTCTTCCTCGACGAGCCGACCACCGGCCTCGATCCACGCAGCCGCAACCAGGTCTGGGACATCGTGCGCGCGGTCGTCGCCCAGGGCACCACCGTGCTGCTGACCACGCAGTATCTGGACGAGGCCGACCAGTTGGCCTCCCGGATCGCCGTCATCGACCACGGCCGGGTGATCGCCGAGGGCACGAAGGGCGAGCTGAAGGCCTCGGTGGGCGCCGGGACCGTACATCTGCGTCTGAGGGACGGCGGGCAACGGCCCGAGGCGGCGGAGATCCTACGACGGGCCCTGGACGCCCAGGTGCAGCTGGAACCCGACCCGGTCGCACTGACGGCCCGGCTCGGCTCGGCGACCGGTGACACCGCCGCCGAACAGGCCTCGCGCGCCCTCGCCGAACTGGCCCGCACCGGGATCACCGTCGACAACTTCTCGCTGGGCCAGCCCAGCCTGGACGAGGTCTTCCTCGCCCTCACCGGACACGACACGCACGACACCCGCAACGCCCACGGCGCCCGCGACGACAAGGACGAGGTGGCGGCATGA
- a CDS encoding ABC transporter permease: MSTATQTEAQDLAPVSAESLAALLVTGERPPRPSALSASLTFGWRAILKIKHVPEQLFDVTAFPIMMVLMYTYLFGGALAGSPKEYIQFLLPGILVMSVVMITMYTGVSVNTDIEKGVFDRFRTLPIWRPSVMVGYLLGDALRYTIASVVMLTVGVILGYRPDGGFGGVVAGIALLVVFSFAFSWIWTMFGLLLRTEKSVMGVSMMVIFPLTFLSNVFVDPRTMPGWLQAFVNNSPITHLSSAVRALMAGDWPADEIAWSLGWAGLFVAVFGPVTMRLYNRK; this comes from the coding sequence ATGAGCACCGCGACACAGACCGAGGCCCAGGACCTCGCCCCCGTCAGCGCGGAGTCGCTGGCCGCGCTGCTGGTCACCGGGGAGCGTCCGCCGCGCCCGAGCGCCCTGTCGGCCTCGCTGACCTTCGGCTGGCGGGCGATCCTCAAGATCAAGCATGTGCCGGAGCAGCTCTTCGACGTCACCGCGTTCCCGATCATGATGGTGCTGATGTACACGTACCTGTTCGGGGGCGCCCTGGCCGGGTCCCCGAAGGAGTACATCCAGTTCCTGCTGCCGGGCATCCTGGTGATGTCGGTCGTGATGATCACGATGTACACCGGTGTCTCGGTGAACACCGACATCGAGAAGGGCGTCTTCGACCGGTTCCGCACGCTGCCGATCTGGCGGCCGTCGGTGATGGTCGGCTATCTGCTCGGCGATGCCCTGCGCTACACGATCGCGTCCGTCGTGATGCTCACCGTCGGTGTGATCCTCGGCTATCGCCCGGACGGCGGCTTCGGTGGTGTGGTCGCCGGGATCGCCCTGCTCGTCGTGTTCTCGTTCGCCTTCTCGTGGATCTGGACGATGTTCGGTCTGCTGCTGCGCACCGAGAAGTCGGTGATGGGCGTCAGCATGATGGTGATCTTCCCGCTGACCTTCCTGTCCAACGTCTTCGTCGACCCTCGCACGATGCCGGGCTGGCTCCAGGCCTTCGTCAACAACAGCCCGATCACCCATCTGTCCTCGGCCGTACGTGCGTTGATGGCGGGCGACTGGCCTGCCGACGAGATCGCCTGGTCGCTGGGGTGGGCGGGCCTGTTCGTCGCGGTCTTCGGGCCGGTCACCATGCGGCTCTACAACCGCAAGTGA